A region from the Methylocella sp. genome encodes:
- a CDS encoding DUF1902 domain-containing protein: protein MIYNVKIHYDDEKRIYFVSSSDIPGLHVESETFDQLIEIVRDLASDLLPGDRALEAIEFRFLVPA from the coding sequence ATGATCTACAACGTCAAAATCCACTATGATGACGAAAAACGCATTTACTTCGTGTCGTCGTCGGATATTCCTGGCTTGCACGTGGAATCGGAAACATTCGACCAATTAATTGAAATCGTTCGCGATCTTGCGAGCGACTTATTGCCGGGCGACCGCGCGCTGGAAGCGATTGAGTTTCGCTTTCTTGTTCCGGCCTAG
- a CDS encoding type II toxin-antitoxin system HicA family toxin produces the protein MGSSLYRKLRSLLTEAGCTFVRQGKGSHEVWHSPTTKINFAVPSNVALVHTANEILKSAGLPKAF, from the coding sequence GTGGGCTCCTCCCTTTACCGCAAGCTGCGCAGCCTACTGACCGAGGCAGGATGCACCTTCGTTCGCCAAGGCAAAGGCTCACACGAAGTCTGGCATAGTCCGACCACCAAAATAAACTTCGCGGTCCCGAGCAATGTCGCCTTGGTTCACACCGCAAACGAAATCCTGAAAAGCGCTGGCCTCCCCAAAGCGTTCTAA
- a CDS encoding VapE domain-containing protein: MAAGIGFMLYEGPFAAFDLDQCRNPQTGAISPWAIRLLQQAHSYAEVTPSGTGLRIIGLCAKDEKCGRKFNDLEDGGSLETYRHTGRYITVTGAALEGYNVEFANIDELMDRTVERLDKEKLEKQFSQSPTRDPSTNAEKEPAFRKFDFNKLSKDLQDRIKDGPLERDPSRSEAYFAVACGLVRDRMKDEDIIDVLLNPAYKISEAFLERRGMRAQTEMARTQVAKARKAVEKAQAQETKYSPRTDGFAQTDKGAISACSSNIRLAISRLKIEFRYNQFSYQTEMEGLGPDFDGELTDDGAVRLRFRIEDEFHFLSKMDEFNRVINDLAQTNRYHPVREYLDGLTWDGVPRIDKWLIDYAGAQDTPLNRATGSIFLISAVRRVRQPGVKHDEMIVLQGEEGMVKSSACRVMAVRDEWFSDSLTIGSSVKEVIEQSVGHWIIEFGELATLGKREDDTVKSFLSRQEDKARPAYGHRRVTAKRQFVCIGTINEGQFLKPGKNRRWWVVPIKVFDLIALRADRDQLWAEAAFREAQGESIALRKELWGDAEEAQKKHQEPNPIAEELTRRFGQKDGGVNGWILASDLWDVLNIPLGVERDRQAKRVGQVMQRDLKFERIQIKSKTDKHLGGVNGSRVGCWYYERGDSDDVPGAQLTKANLEAKAREEQTKASAPGQMGPDSVPF; the protein is encoded by the coding sequence ATGGCCGCAGGCATTGGCTTCATGCTGTATGAGGGCCCCTTCGCTGCGTTCGATCTTGATCAATGCCGCAATCCCCAAACCGGCGCAATTTCACCATGGGCCATACGACTTTTGCAGCAGGCCCACTCCTATGCCGAAGTCACGCCAAGCGGCACCGGCTTACGCATCATCGGACTATGCGCAAAGGACGAAAAATGCGGACGAAAGTTTAATGATTTAGAGGACGGCGGATCTCTCGAAACCTACAGGCATACCGGGCGTTACATCACCGTCACCGGCGCTGCGCTCGAAGGCTATAACGTCGAGTTTGCCAACATCGACGAGCTGATGGACCGGACCGTCGAACGGCTTGATAAAGAGAAGCTCGAAAAACAGTTCTCCCAATCTCCGACTCGGGACCCGTCGACAAACGCAGAGAAAGAACCGGCCTTTCGCAAATTCGATTTCAATAAACTGTCAAAGGATCTGCAGGATCGCATTAAAGACGGTCCATTAGAGCGCGACCCGTCGAGATCAGAAGCTTATTTTGCTGTCGCATGTGGGCTTGTGCGAGATCGCATGAAGGATGAGGACATTATCGATGTGCTCCTCAATCCGGCCTACAAAATTTCGGAAGCGTTCCTCGAAAGACGCGGGATGCGTGCACAAACCGAAATGGCTCGGACGCAAGTTGCCAAGGCTCGGAAGGCGGTTGAAAAAGCGCAGGCTCAAGAGACCAAATATAGTCCAAGGACAGATGGCTTTGCGCAAACCGACAAAGGCGCAATCTCAGCCTGCTCATCGAATATCCGTCTCGCGATTTCAAGACTCAAGATCGAGTTTCGTTATAATCAATTTTCCTATCAGACTGAGATGGAGGGGCTTGGTCCTGATTTTGATGGCGAACTCACCGATGATGGCGCGGTGCGCCTGCGCTTTCGGATTGAGGATGAGTTTCACTTTCTCTCAAAAATGGATGAATTCAACCGCGTCATTAACGATCTTGCGCAGACTAATCGATACCATCCGGTTCGCGAATATTTAGACGGGCTGACGTGGGATGGCGTCCCGCGCATTGATAAATGGTTGATTGATTATGCCGGCGCGCAAGATACGCCGTTAAATCGCGCCACCGGCTCTATTTTTCTGATCTCTGCGGTTCGGCGCGTTCGGCAACCCGGCGTCAAGCATGATGAGATGATTGTCCTACAGGGCGAGGAGGGAATGGTCAAAAGCTCGGCTTGCCGCGTGATGGCCGTTCGTGATGAATGGTTTTCCGATTCGCTTACGATTGGGTCCAGCGTCAAAGAGGTTATTGAGCAATCTGTTGGTCACTGGATCATCGAGTTTGGCGAGCTTGCGACCCTCGGCAAGCGCGAAGACGATACGGTCAAAAGTTTTTTGTCGAGGCAGGAAGATAAAGCGCGTCCCGCCTATGGCCACCGCCGCGTCACGGCCAAGCGGCAGTTTGTTTGCATCGGGACGATCAACGAAGGCCAGTTTCTCAAGCCGGGAAAAAACCGCCGCTGGTGGGTTGTGCCGATCAAAGTATTTGATCTCATCGCGTTGCGGGCCGATCGCGATCAGCTCTGGGCCGAGGCAGCATTTCGTGAGGCGCAGGGCGAGTCGATTGCTCTGCGCAAAGAGTTATGGGGCGATGCCGAGGAAGCGCAGAAAAAACATCAAGAGCCAAACCCCATCGCCGAGGAGCTGACGCGCCGTTTTGGACAAAAGGACGGCGGCGTGAATGGATGGATCTTGGCCAGCGACCTTTGGGACGTTCTTAATATTCCGCTTGGAGTGGAGCGCGACAGACAGGCCAAGCGCGTCGGTCAAGTAATGCAGCGCGACCTTAAATTCGAACGGATTCAGATCAAGAGCAAAACCGATAAGCACCTTGGCGGCGTGAACGGGTCTCGGGTCGGTTGTTGGTATTACGAGCGCGGCGATAGTGACGATGTACCGGGCGCACAACTCACCAAAGCCAACCTCGAGGCTAAAGCGCGTGAAGAACAGACAAAGGCCTCCGCGCCAGGGCAAATGGGGCCTGACAGCGTGCCTTTTTGA
- a CDS encoding ATP-binding protein: MNIVGGKIAIAHVLTRSAFTTSRLAEFTSEKELINQTGHAKEEWPLVVLKELVDNALDACEEAGVAPKISIAVTDGVAITVTDNGPGISTEMTDRIRDYETRTSSRAAYVSPTRGAQGNALKTILAMGRVMDGNQGVTLIESRGVASRITFDVDPVRKTPVTRRAGTASLVQIGTRMTVNWASSISPDMQARFIQMVRLYGWSNPHAEIKLTWGRKLIMRVSPSNLDWKKWLPRDPTSPHWYNAESLRNLAADCIALDEDSELPPRTVRAFITDFRGLKQSAKAAAICDSLGASRQTLAELFHAGRIPKLLDAMQTESATVKPALLGVIGSEHILAKFEEIGVDQSSFKYTMTPIIFYGIPYLVEIAFGYCPHKAFERELLTGVNWSVGIDNPFEDLDAELTEMRVTDEEPVALFVHVASPRIDYRDRGKSRVDLPAEVGSAILDALELVTKTWTKQRKQEERDPSALARRDDRMTKRDKPMKLTEASRRVMRDAYMKASDGGTLPAHARQIYYQARPEMLRLTGLDKIEANYFTQKLVPDYTNAHPDETADWDIVYDDRGHFTEPHTGKTFGLGTLATKEYIEGYLSTTQLVEAGFADAKVKTFGPADRYAAILYIEKEGFMPLLERMKLPERYDIAVMSSKGMSVTAARLLVDRTCCRFKIPLLVLHDFDIAGFSIFGTLHADTARYKFATKPNVIGLGLRLRDVDEMGLESEAVAIANDPHKLAATLEKYDAKHEEIEFLLGGERVELNAMTSREFIDFVERKLDYHGIKKVAPAKSLLDAAYRMNLRAAKLKVIVEDAIVEMAGEDDAAVPADLTKRVKAYLKRHPDESWEDAVQSIARG; this comes from the coding sequence GTGAACATAGTCGGCGGCAAAATCGCAATCGCACATGTGCTAACTCGCTCCGCATTTACGACATCTCGGCTAGCTGAGTTCACTTCTGAAAAAGAGCTGATCAACCAAACCGGCCATGCGAAAGAGGAATGGCCGCTTGTCGTGCTGAAAGAGCTTGTCGATAACGCGCTTGACGCCTGCGAGGAAGCTGGCGTCGCGCCAAAAATCTCGATCGCTGTAACCGATGGCGTTGCCATAACCGTTACCGACAACGGCCCCGGCATCAGCACGGAAATGACCGACCGCATCCGTGACTATGAAACCCGCACATCGTCACGCGCGGCCTATGTGTCCCCGACGCGCGGCGCGCAAGGCAACGCGCTCAAGACCATCTTGGCCATGGGCCGAGTGATGGACGGCAATCAGGGCGTCACCCTCATAGAAAGCCGTGGCGTCGCCAGCCGCATCACCTTCGACGTGGACCCGGTTCGGAAAACGCCGGTCACTAGACGCGCCGGAACCGCCAGTCTTGTACAAATCGGAACCCGCATGACGGTGAATTGGGCAAGCTCAATTTCGCCCGACATGCAGGCTCGATTTATACAAATGGTCAGGCTTTATGGCTGGTCGAACCCGCACGCGGAAATAAAGCTGACCTGGGGCCGCAAACTGATCATGAGGGTCTCTCCCTCGAATCTCGATTGGAAAAAATGGCTTCCGCGCGACCCTACCTCGCCTCATTGGTACAACGCCGAAAGCCTTAGGAATCTGGCCGCTGATTGCATCGCCCTCGACGAAGATTCCGAGCTTCCGCCGCGCACCGTGCGGGCGTTCATCACAGACTTTCGCGGCTTGAAACAATCGGCTAAAGCAGCGGCCATTTGCGACAGTCTGGGCGCGTCACGGCAAACGCTCGCCGAGCTTTTCCATGCCGGTCGCATTCCTAAGTTGCTTGACGCAATGCAGACTGAAAGCGCCACCGTCAAACCGGCGCTTCTCGGCGTCATTGGTTCCGAGCACATCCTTGCGAAATTCGAGGAGATCGGCGTCGATCAAAGTTCGTTCAAATATACAATGACGCCTATCATTTTTTATGGCATTCCGTATCTCGTGGAAATTGCCTTTGGTTACTGCCCGCACAAGGCGTTCGAGCGCGAACTCCTGACGGGCGTTAACTGGTCGGTCGGCATTGATAACCCTTTCGAAGATCTCGACGCCGAATTAACTGAGATGCGCGTTACCGACGAAGAACCAGTGGCGCTGTTCGTTCATGTCGCCAGCCCGCGCATCGACTATCGCGATCGCGGCAAGTCGCGCGTCGATCTTCCTGCGGAAGTTGGCAGTGCGATCCTCGATGCGCTTGAGCTTGTGACAAAGACCTGGACCAAACAGCGCAAGCAAGAAGAACGCGACCCGAGCGCTCTTGCGCGCCGCGACGATCGCATGACCAAGCGCGATAAGCCAATGAAGCTGACGGAGGCCTCGCGCAGAGTCATGCGGGACGCCTACATGAAGGCGTCGGACGGCGGGACATTGCCCGCCCATGCGCGACAGATTTATTATCAGGCTCGGCCTGAAATGTTGAGGCTCACCGGCCTTGACAAAATTGAAGCCAATTACTTCACGCAAAAATTGGTGCCTGATTACACGAACGCGCACCCAGACGAGACAGCCGATTGGGATATCGTCTACGATGATCGTGGTCACTTCACGGAGCCGCACACTGGCAAGACGTTCGGCTTAGGCACGTTGGCGACCAAAGAATATATTGAAGGCTATCTCAGCACCACGCAACTGGTTGAAGCTGGTTTTGCCGACGCCAAGGTCAAAACATTCGGCCCGGCTGATCGCTACGCCGCCATTCTTTACATCGAAAAGGAAGGCTTCATGCCGCTCTTGGAGCGGATGAAACTGCCGGAGCGGTACGACATTGCTGTCATGTCGAGCAAGGGCATGTCTGTCACGGCGGCGCGGCTTCTCGTTGATCGGACCTGTTGCCGCTTTAAGATCCCGCTGCTTGTGCTGCATGATTTCGACATCGCAGGGTTCAGCATCTTCGGCACATTGCACGCCGACACGGCTCGATACAAATTCGCCACTAAGCCGAATGTGATCGGTCTTGGTTTAAGATTGCGTGACGTAGACGAGATGGGTTTGGAGTCAGAAGCGGTCGCAATCGCGAACGATCCGCACAAGCTAGCAGCGACGCTGGAAAAGTACGACGCGAAACACGAAGAAATCGAATTTCTTCTCGGCGGCGAGCGAGTCGAGTTGAATGCGATGACATCGCGGGAGTTCATCGACTTCGTCGAGCGCAAGTTAGACTATCATGGAATCAAAAAGGTCGCCCCAGCCAAGAGTTTGCTCGACGCCGCCTACCGCATGAACCTTCGCGCCGCCAAACTCAAAGTCATCGTCGAGGATGCCATTGTCGAAATGGCTGGCGAAGATGACGCCGCCGTCCCCGCCGACCTCACCAAGCGCGTCAAGGCCTACCTCAAGAGACACCCGGACGAGTCGTGGGAGGACGCGGTGCAGTCGATCGCGAGGGGGTGA
- a CDS encoding integrase arm-type DNA-binding domain-containing protein — MTQRQTLSTKLILSLKPEAKSAEISDGGCPGLRLVVFPTGRKSWIMRFRRPDGRSAKLTLGPFDDGSGIADPAIGRPMTLAIARKFAAAAVLDRLSGQDPAAAKIEAAASEASERSQKAFGALAVDFVLQHAKPRTRRWVETAHFFGFTRDLAIIPDGLADRWATKAVADVTKRDIVALLDEIRNRTVPGAKRRRKEGEISDGVSRAMFARLSTFFKWCIGRGLLERSPMEGLSRPKINPSRDRILSDEEIKRFWTACDQFGYPYGHIFKFLLISGQRLNEVGGLRRDELKGGEWHIPASRTKNRRPHFVPLTPLMNEIIASAPEDRPFVFTVSGIRPARNFGLAKSRLDQLFVAPHWTLHDLRRTAASKLASLAVNQAVTEKILNHVGQSGGLVQIYQRYDFAAERRAALELLESAIRIIIS, encoded by the coding sequence ATGACGCAGCGACAGACTTTATCCACGAAGCTCATTCTCAGTCTGAAGCCCGAGGCGAAGAGCGCCGAGATTTCTGACGGCGGTTGCCCCGGCTTGCGGCTCGTCGTTTTCCCGACCGGGCGAAAATCTTGGATCATGCGTTTTCGCCGCCCGGATGGTCGCTCGGCGAAACTGACTCTCGGGCCGTTCGATGATGGCTCTGGCATCGCTGATCCAGCGATCGGGCGACCGATGACGCTGGCCATCGCCCGGAAATTTGCGGCGGCGGCGGTTCTCGACCGGCTGAGCGGTCAAGATCCGGCGGCGGCGAAGATAGAGGCGGCTGCGTCGGAAGCGTCGGAGCGCTCTCAAAAAGCCTTTGGCGCACTCGCGGTGGATTTTGTTTTGCAACATGCAAAGCCCCGGACAAGACGTTGGGTAGAAACGGCGCACTTTTTTGGGTTCACTCGCGACCTTGCAATCATCCCCGATGGCCTCGCCGATCGTTGGGCAACCAAGGCCGTCGCCGACGTCACAAAGCGCGACATCGTGGCCTTGCTCGATGAAATCAGAAATAGAACCGTTCCGGGAGCAAAAAGGCGACGAAAGGAAGGCGAGATTTCGGACGGAGTTTCGCGAGCCATGTTCGCGCGGCTTTCGACGTTTTTTAAATGGTGTATAGGGCGGGGCCTTTTAGAGCGCTCGCCGATGGAGGGCCTATCGCGCCCGAAGATCAACCCATCGCGCGATCGGATTCTCAGCGACGAAGAGATCAAACGCTTTTGGACCGCCTGCGATCAGTTTGGATATCCATACGGACATATTTTTAAATTCCTTCTGATCAGTGGTCAGCGACTTAATGAAGTCGGCGGACTTCGGCGCGATGAGCTAAAGGGCGGCGAATGGCATATACCGGCGTCGCGCACAAAAAACAGGCGACCGCATTTCGTTCCGCTGACGCCATTGATGAATGAAATCATCGCAAGCGCGCCGGAAGATCGTCCGTTTGTATTTACGGTGAGCGGCATCCGCCCCGCCCGCAACTTCGGGCTAGCAAAGAGCCGACTCGATCAACTGTTTGTCGCGCCACATTGGACGCTTCACGACTTAAGACGCACGGCGGCAAGTAAGCTCGCCTCGCTCGCCGTCAATCAAGCAGTGACCGAAAAAATTCTCAATCACGTTGGCCAGAGCGGCGGCTTGGTTCAAATTTATCAGCGTTACGATTTTGCAGCGGAACGGCGCGCCGCGCTGGAATTATTGGAAAGCGCAATTCGAATAATTATTTCATAA
- a CDS encoding TerC family protein, producing MDPPDTTFLIALLQIIWIDIVLSDDNAVVIALAARSLPERQRRWAIALGAGAAVLLRIVLTLSVVQFLATPFIKIAGGALLLIIAIRLARENEYAPDVAPPTTIWACIRIIVLADAIMSVDNVLAVAAAAKGSHLLIIFGLVLSIPLIVFGSTLLIRLLDRFPALVWAGAALLGWIAGDLIGSDPALAAFLRTHAPGLATWWFAPAGAAFVLIAAWLLQRLSPPSS from the coding sequence ATGGACCCTCCCGATACTACTTTTCTCATTGCTCTGCTCCAGATCATCTGGATCGATATTGTTCTTTCGGACGATAATGCTGTGGTCATCGCTCTTGCGGCCCGTTCTCTACCTGAACGGCAGCGCCGATGGGCCATCGCGCTCGGGGCCGGCGCAGCAGTGCTCCTGCGCATCGTCTTGACGCTTTCAGTCGTGCAATTTCTGGCGACGCCTTTCATCAAAATCGCCGGCGGCGCGCTTTTGCTCATAATCGCCATTCGCCTCGCAAGGGAGAACGAATACGCGCCGGACGTCGCGCCCCCCACTACGATCTGGGCTTGCATCCGCATCATTGTCCTCGCCGATGCGATCATGTCGGTCGACAATGTCCTCGCCGTCGCCGCGGCGGCGAAGGGCTCCCACCTGCTGATCATCTTTGGCCTCGTTTTGTCGATTCCGCTGATCGTCTTCGGCTCGACCCTGCTGATTAGGCTGCTGGACCGCTTTCCGGCTCTGGTCTGGGCGGGGGCCGCCCTGCTCGGCTGGATCGCCGGCGACCTCATCGGGTCCGATCCCGCTCTCGCCGCCTTTTTGCGCACGCACGCGCCGGGCTTGGCGACATGGTGGTTTGCGCCGGCGGGCGCGGCGTTCGTGCTGATAGCCGCTTGGCTGCTTCAGCGCCTTTCGCCACCTTCGTCGTAA
- a CDS encoding alpha/beta fold hydrolase: MRLTDLCAPARRKNIGASLALLIACLAALMVSGCGSTGMTEISDSGPQARPLSMFVVSTRKGESGAASEAAAEGPPRDSLQMVGVPPGHQVGQLERPSLGAPDPLKHFSQISRRGLDEKTFLAELATHLSGRIGSNRDVLLYVHGFNTSYDEARFRLAQIVEDGRFGGVPVLFTWPATSSLLDYGAAKENATISRDALAKLIRQLSDTPGVGRVHILAHSMGAWMTMEALRENAIAGSPDLNGRLGDVMLAAPDIDLNVFRQQLARIDPSHVFVLVAANDRALSISRTLAGDRQRLGALDPKNPADRSALEALGVKVYDLSREADIFIGHGAYANAPEALRTIGAQIAEPRPQDANVQSVLGERPVDDRIIAEPLAPPASVAPVSSVPAAAAPLAPAAPPLN; encoded by the coding sequence ATGCGGTTGACCGATTTATGCGCACCTGCGCGGCGGAAAAATATCGGCGCATCATTGGCTTTGCTGATCGCCTGTCTTGCCGCGCTCATGGTTTCGGGCTGCGGCTCCACCGGAATGACGGAGATCAGCGATTCAGGCCCGCAAGCCCGCCCGCTCTCGATGTTTGTCGTTTCAACCCGAAAGGGCGAGAGCGGGGCTGCGAGCGAGGCCGCCGCCGAGGGGCCGCCGCGGGACTCTCTGCAGATGGTTGGCGTGCCGCCGGGACACCAGGTTGGGCAACTGGAGCGGCCTTCTCTGGGCGCTCCCGATCCTTTGAAGCATTTTTCCCAAATAAGCCGGCGCGGGCTCGACGAGAAGACGTTCCTCGCCGAACTCGCGACTCATCTCTCCGGGCGCATCGGCTCGAACCGAGACGTCCTGCTCTATGTGCATGGATTTAACACGAGCTATGACGAAGCTCGCTTCCGGCTCGCCCAGATCGTCGAAGACGGGCGCTTTGGCGGCGTGCCGGTGTTGTTCACATGGCCCGCGACGAGCAGCCTGCTCGACTACGGCGCGGCCAAGGAAAACGCCACCATATCGCGCGATGCTTTGGCGAAACTGATCCGTCAATTGTCTGACACGCCGGGCGTTGGCCGCGTGCATATTCTCGCCCATTCCATGGGCGCCTGGATGACCATGGAGGCCCTGCGCGAAAACGCCATCGCCGGCAGCCCGGATCTCAATGGCAGGCTCGGCGACGTCATGCTGGCCGCCCCCGACATTGATCTGAACGTCTTCCGGCAGCAATTGGCGCGGATCGATCCGTCGCATGTCTTCGTTCTCGTCGCGGCGAACGACCGCGCTCTGTCGATTTCGCGAACGCTTGCCGGAGATCGCCAGCGTCTTGGCGCGCTCGACCCGAAGAATCCGGCCGATCGCTCGGCGCTCGAGGCGCTCGGCGTCAAGGTCTATGATCTGTCGCGGGAGGCGGACATTTTTATCGGGCACGGCGCCTACGCCAACGCGCCCGAGGCGTTGCGCACGATCGGCGCGCAGATCGCCGAACCAAGGCCTCAAGACGCCAACGTTCAGTCCGTGCTTGGCGAGAGGCCCGTCGATGACCGGATTATCGCCGAACCCCTCGCTCCCCCCGCGAGCGTTGCCCCGGTCTCTTCAGTCCCCGCAGCCGCCGCGCCGCTCGCGCCCGCCGCGCCGCCTCTCAATTGA
- a CDS encoding DUF3775 domain-containing protein, translating to MLSELNPEKVCFVIIKARELDVQAEEPMGDSSNDTDDGFASVYTEVPHSSVRKELIEFIEAMDEDEQRELIALYLIGGEDYSVEEWPDALAAASAHPEPSTAAFLLGMPNLSDQLEEGLSLFDLSCEDFEKDRL from the coding sequence ATGCTGTCCGAACTCAACCCTGAAAAAGTATGTTTTGTGATCATCAAGGCGCGCGAACTTGACGTCCAGGCGGAAGAGCCAATGGGGGATTCGTCCAACGATACGGATGATGGATTTGCCTCCGTCTATACGGAAGTTCCGCATTCGTCTGTGCGCAAGGAGCTGATTGAGTTTATCGAAGCGATGGACGAGGACGAGCAGCGTGAGCTCATCGCTCTTTATCTGATCGGCGGCGAGGATTATTCGGTCGAAGAATGGCCGGATGCGCTGGCGGCGGCGTCAGCACACCCAGAGCCATCGACGGCAGCCTTCCTCCTCGGCATGCCGAATTTGTCCGATCAATTAGAGGAAGGCCTGTCTCTTTTTGATTTATCCTGTGAGGACTTCGAGAAAGATCGCCTGTAA
- a CDS encoding type 1 glutamine amidotransferase domain-containing protein yields MPTIGAAKILIMATDGFEQSELMVPLQKLKEAGASVQVAAPKGPTIKGWNQTEWGDSVPVDLDLASVDPSEFHCLVLPGGVMNPDQLRTNEDAIDLILDFLHAGKIVAAICHAPWLLIDAGVVEGLKLTSWISIRTDVENAGGNWVDEPVVVDDCIITSRSPKDLEPFVTRIIAEIEAREHLEGEPFRQNA; encoded by the coding sequence ATGCCGACAATCGGCGCAGCAAAGATTTTGATCATGGCGACCGACGGATTCGAACAATCCGAACTCATGGTCCCGCTGCAAAAATTGAAAGAAGCCGGCGCGTCAGTACAGGTAGCGGCGCCAAAAGGTCCGACAATCAAAGGATGGAACCAGACGGAATGGGGCGATAGCGTTCCAGTCGATCTTGACCTCGCTTCGGTTGACCCTTCCGAATTCCATTGCCTCGTCCTTCCAGGCGGCGTCATGAATCCAGATCAACTGCGGACCAATGAGGATGCAATCGACCTGATCCTTGATTTTTTGCATGCGGGAAAGATCGTCGCCGCGATCTGTCACGCGCCCTGGCTGCTGATCGATGCGGGCGTCGTCGAGGGGCTTAAATTGACCTCTTGGATCTCGATCAGGACCGACGTAGAGAACGCCGGCGGCAATTGGGTCGATGAGCCTGTGGTCGTCGACGACTGCATTATCACCAGCCGCTCGCCCAAAGACCTTGAGCCCTTCGTGACCAGGATCATCGCGGAAATCGAGGCGCGCGAGCATCTCGAAGGCGAACCGTTCCGTCAAAACGCCTGA
- a CDS encoding DUF934 domain-containing protein yields MALFRNDSFPPDDWRYLEEGESLALAGKTILSLQQWRDGSGELRGTNIPLGLRLEPDVSLASIASDLSRFAFIAVNFPKYTDGRGYSLAHQLRATYGFTGELRAVGDVLFDQLQLLSRCGFDSFDIADPATLKLLKSGRRPDLSRFYQPGLGPEIPENTRSWARNLMKPARA; encoded by the coding sequence ATGGCGCTGTTCAGGAACGATTCTTTCCCTCCCGATGATTGGCGCTATCTCGAAGAAGGGGAAAGTCTTGCGCTCGCGGGAAAGACCATTTTGTCGCTCCAGCAATGGCGGGATGGAAGCGGCGAGCTGCGCGGGACCAATATTCCGCTCGGGTTGCGGCTCGAGCCGGACGTCTCGCTTGCGTCGATCGCGAGCGATCTGTCGCGCTTTGCCTTTATCGCCGTAAACTTTCCCAAATATACCGATGGACGAGGCTATTCGCTCGCGCATCAACTTCGCGCGACCTATGGTTTTACAGGCGAGTTGCGCGCGGTCGGCGATGTCTTGTTCGATCAGCTGCAGCTTTTGTCTCGCTGCGGTTTTGATAGTTTTGACATTGCGGATCCAGCGACGCTCAAACTCTTAAAGTCTGGCCGCCGCCCGGACTTGAGCCGATTCTACCAGCCGGGCCTTGGGCCGGAGATCCCGGAGAACACGCGATCCTGGGCGCGCAATCTTATGAAGCCGGCGAGGGCCTGA
- a CDS encoding phosphoadenylyl-sulfate reductase: MSGNDLALFGDGEAAKQLSAKIAAMDTPKFLRLAIDDLFPGKIALVSSFGADSAVLLHMVAAIDPTTPVLFLETGVLFPETLAYRDRLVAHLGLRNVNGIAPRAELLAEEDPETFLWSSDPDRCCEIRKVIPLAEALEGFDAWITGRKRFQAQTRTALPLFETEENRIKINPLAGWSASKILAYFDAHALPRHELVAKGYPSIGCIPCTSPIKPGEDARAGRWRGKGKIECGLHTQPLAQPAAQLLARPAQAQTAKTASEI, translated from the coding sequence ATGAGCGGAAATGATTTGGCTCTGTTCGGCGACGGCGAGGCTGCAAAGCAGCTTTCTGCCAAGATCGCCGCAATGGATACGCCAAAATTTCTGCGCCTCGCCATCGACGATCTCTTCCCGGGCAAAATCGCTCTCGTATCGAGTTTTGGGGCCGATTCCGCTGTTTTACTGCACATGGTGGCGGCGATCGATCCGACGACGCCGGTGCTTTTTCTCGAAACCGGCGTGCTGTTTCCTGAAACCCTCGCCTATCGCGACAGGCTGGTCGCGCATCTTGGTCTGCGCAATGTGAACGGCATCGCCCCCAGGGCGGAGCTGCTAGCGGAGGAAGATCCCGAGACCTTCCTTTGGTCGAGCGATCCGGATCGCTGCTGCGAAATCCGCAAGGTCATTCCGCTGGCCGAAGCGCTGGAGGGATTTGACGCCTGGATCACCGGGCGCAAGCGGTTCCAGGCGCAGACCCGCACGGCGCTGCCCTTATTTGAGACCGAGGAGAATCGGATCAAAATCAATCCGCTGGCCGGATGGTCGGCGTCGAAGATTCTCGCCTATTTCGACGCCCACGCTTTGCCCCGGCATGAGCTCGTCGCCAAGGGTTATCCTTCGATCGGCTGCATCCCATGCACCTCGCCCATAAAACCCGGCGAAGATGCCCGAGCCGGACGCTGGCGGGGGAAGGGCAAGATCGAGTGCGGGCTTCATACGCAGCCGCTGGCCCAGCCCGCGGCGCAATTGCTCGCCCGGCCGGCGCAAGCTCAAACGGCTAAAACCGCTTCGGAAATTTAG